In one window of Eretmochelys imbricata isolate rEreImb1 chromosome 21, rEreImb1.hap1, whole genome shotgun sequence DNA:
- the LRRN2 gene encoding leucine-rich repeat neuronal protein 2 — protein MCPVKVFALEGSWSCQLKMRHFQMNLLLICVATATAVPIVPWKVKCPLQCVCQIRPWYTPRSVYREAATVDCNDLLISTVPERLPEGTQTLLLQSNRIARVDQSELDYLKNLTELDLSQNSFSDIWDFSLKNMPQMLSLHLEENQLAELSDNSFSGLANLQELYLNHNQLRRISPRAFSGLSNLLRLHLNSNLLRTVDSRWFQVLPNLEILMIGGNKVDAILDMNFRPLLNLRSLVLAGMNLREISDFALEGLRSLESLSFYDNKLVNVPKRALQQVPGLKFLDLNKNPLQRIRQSDFTNMLHLKELGLNNMEELVSIDKFALINLPELTKLDVTNNPKLSFIHPRAFHHLPQMETLMLNNNALSALHKQTVESLPNLQEISIHSNPIRCDCVIRWVNSTENHIRFIEPQSTLCADPPDLKRRHIRDVPFREMTDRCLPLISTKSFPSHLEVADSENISLHCRALAEPEPEIYWVTPSGVKLIPYLEDSRYKVHPEGTLEIHKITAQEAGLYTCVAHNLIGADTKSVSLMVNSSFPLSVDNLELLVKEVQAYHILVTWKPHLNTVSSNLTWSSFSFSSSLDVTNVARIPAGTHLYNITRLHQGTEYWACLHVAFLNLQSKVACVNARTKEAGYGYQYLESRQSVLTVLALCILLLSAILVGHYGFGSYRPQPGSPGKLLLHCLPWNPGSSSVRVVYPPFVKHWDQGRPGEKLLAVEVQATPLDS, from the coding sequence ATGTGCCCTGTGAAAGTTTTTGCCCTGGAAGGAAGTTGGTCTTGCCAGTTGAAAATGAGACACTTTCAAATGAACTTGCTTCTCATCTGTGTGGCAACTGCCACAGCCGTCCCCATAGTGCCCTGGAAGGTGAAATGCCcactgcagtgtgtgtgtcagATCAGACCCTGGTACACACCCAGGTCTGTGTACAGGGAGGCCGCTACCGTGGACTGCAATGACTTGCTCATCTCCACAGTGCCCGAGCGCTTGCCAGAGGGGACACAGACCCTGCTTTTGCAAAGCAACCGCATCGCCAGGGTGGACCAGAGTGAGCTGGACTATCTGAAAAACTTGACAGAGCTCGACCTGTCGCAGAACAGCTTCTCCGACATCTGGGACTTCAGTCTGAAGAACATGCCCCAGATGCTGAGCCTCCACCTTGAAGAGAACCAGCTGGCCGAGTTGTCCGATAACAGCTTCTCTGGCCTGGCCAACCTCCAGGAGCTGTATCTGAACCACAACCAGCTGCGTAGGATTTCCCCACGGGCCTTTTCAGGCCTCAGTAACCTCCTTCGACTCCACCTCAACTCTAATCTCTTGAGGACAGTTGACAGCCGCTGGTTCCAGGTGCTCCCCAACCTGGAGATCCTCATGATCGGAGGCAACAAGGTGGATGCTATTTTGGATATGAACTTCAGGCCTCTGTTAAACCTGAGGAGCTTGGTTCTGGCTGGGATGAACCTGAGGGAGATTTCAGATTTTGCCCTGGAAGGGCTGAGAAGCCTGGAGAGTCTGTCTTTCTACGACAACAAGCTGGTGAATGTCCCCAAGCGGGCACTGCAGCAAGTCCCTGGCCTTAAGTTCCTGGATCTGAACAAAAACCCTTTGCAGAGGATCAGGCAAAGTGACTTCACAAATATGCTACACCTCAAGGAGCTGGGACTTAACAACATGGAGGAGCTGGTTTCCATAGACAAGTTTGCCTTGATCAACCTCCCCGAGCTGACCAAACTGGACGTGACCAACAATCCCAAGCTGTCTTTCATCCACCCCAGAGCTTTCCATCACCTGCCCCAAATGGAGACCCTGATGCTCAACAACAACGCCCTAAGTGCCTTGCATAAGCAGACGGTAGAGTCCCTGCCCAACCTACAGGAGATCAGCATCCACAGCAACCCTATCCGCTGTGACTGCGTCATCCGCTGGGTCAACAGCACTGAGAACCATATCCGCTTCATTGAGCCCCAGTCCACGCTGTGTGCTGAtcccccagacctgaagaggaggCACATCCGGGATGTCCCCTTCCGGGAAATGACTGACCGGTGCCTGCCTCTCATCTCCACCAagagtttcccctcccacttggAGGTGGCAGACAGTGAGAACATCTCACTACATTGTAGGGCCCtggcagaaccagaaccagagaTCTACTGGGTCACACCGTCTGGGGTCAAGCTGATCCCTTACTTGGAGGACAGCAGGTACAAGGTGCACCCTGAAGGGACACTGGAAATTCACAAGATAACTGCACAGGAGGCCGGGCTCTATACCTGCGTGGCCCATAACCTCATCGGTGCCGACACCAAGAGTGTCAGCCTGATGGTCAACAGCTCCTTCCCTCTCAGCGTGGACAACCTGGAGCTCCTGGTGAAGGAAGTCCAGGCTTACCATATCCTTGTCACCTGGAAGCCCCACCTCAACACGGTCTCCTCCAATCTCACCTGGTCCAGCTTCTCCTTCAGCTCCAGTTTGGATGTGACCAACGTGGCCAGGATCCCTGCGGGCACCCACCTGTATAACATCACCAGGCTCCACCAGGGCACAGAGTACTGGGCCTGCCTTCATGTGGCCTTCCTAAACTTGCAGTCCAAGGTGGCCTGTGTGAATGCCAGGACTAAAGAGGCTGGCTATGGCTACCAGTACCTGGAGAGCAGGCAGAGTGTCTTGAcagtgctggccctctgcatctTACTGCTCTCAGCCATCCTGGTTGGCCACTATGGCTTTGGTTCTTACAGGCCGCAGCCTGGGAGCCCTGGGAAGCTGCTCCTGCACTGCCTGCCATGGAACCCAGGCTCCTCTTCGGTGCGCGTGGTCTACCCTCCTTTCGTCAAACACTGGGATCAAGGGAGGCCTGGGGAGAAGCTCCTAGCCGTGGAGGTGCAAGCAACGCCACTGGACTCTTGA